In Nocardia terpenica, the genomic window GTAGATCTGCAAGCTCAGATAACCTACGGAGGGTTGCGAGGGCTATGAACGACGGTAGACACAGCAAAAATCGGCGCGACTCGATGCCATCGCCACCACGGGAAATCCGGGGAATTGAAACCTTCGGTCGACTCGACGATGCTTCATCGAAGAAGCCGACAGAACACGGCGAAGGAGCCGACCCCAGATACCCGTCACCGCGGCGGCTGCGATGGACTTCGGCTTTCGCGGTCGACTGGCTGCTGCATGCCGGACCGATGATCGCCGTGTTCGTGGTATTAGCACACGATCCGACACTGGCCGAAAAACTGCCTCAGGCACGATTGTGGGCACTCCTCTCCTGGCCGATACTGTCGTTCGTCAACCGCAC contains:
- a CDS encoding RDD family protein produces the protein MNDGRHSKNRRDSMPSPPREIRGIETFGRLDDASSKKPTEHGEGADPRYPSPRRLRWTSAFAVDWLLHAGPMIAVFVVLAHDPTLAEKLPQARLWALLSWPILSFVNRTVVQSLFHATVGKLLFGLVVIRPEDGGWPTFVRLVKVWLLGLFFWLVLIISIFGNYIGGGNGGGGLDFALPAVRRKDIGTDHPAST